The DNA sequence ATAATGAACATCAGGCTACGGAAAAAGTAATTTCTGACCTGGAAAGCGGCCAGAATATTGCGATTATTACTGACGCGGGAACACCTGGAATTTCGGATCCTGGATATTTACTGGCAAAAGCAGGATCTGATCATCATATTGAAATGATCTGCCTGCCTGGGGCAACTGCCTTTGTTCCTGCCCTGGTAGTATCTGGTCTTCCGAATAATGAGTTTTTATTTGCTGGTTTTCTTCCTCAAAAGAAGGGAAGGCAAACAAAGCTTAAACAGCTTGCTGAAGAGAAGAAAACAATCGTTTTATATGAGAGTCCTCATAAAATAAATACAACACTGGAACAGATTAAGGAGTTTTTCGGAGAACATACGAAAGTAAGTTTGAGCCGTGAGATTTCTAAAAAATTTGAAGAAACTAAAAGAGGAACAATCAACGAACTAATCGAATTTTCCAAAAGTAAAACTTTAAAGGGAGAAATTGTTCTTATCGTGAATAATTCTATTTAATTGAAAAAGCTATTTTTTATACTGCTATCATCAGTTTGTATTGCACAACAGACTGATCAATACAAACAGATCTTATTATCAAAACAATTAGGGAAAGAAGTACGCTTTTATGCTAATGGATATGGAATAATTTCAGATACAGGAAAATCAAGTATCGTAGATTCTTTAGGAGTCGTTACTGCTGCTTTTCCCTACAAAAATGAGATACTAAGACTTACTAAAGACCGGTTTATATTAAAGGTTAAAGAAGGGACTTTTAATGGAAAAACAGCGTTAATAGATGCCAAAGGAAATCAATTGATCCCCCTCGATAACTTTAAGTTCAGGACCTGGGAGAATAAGGAAAGACTTATTTACTCTAAAGGAGGGAAGGATTGTGTGTATGATTATAATGGAAAGCAGATAACCCCATTCTTTGATAAAATTGAATTCGCTAATGAAAGCAGGCTTTTTATTAAAACAGGAAAGGTCTGGAAAATCTATGATTTTAATGGTCAACAGATCTCTGATAGAGAATTTGATGATCATCTACATTTCTATAAAGGAAGGGTATATATTATTACAGGGTTTAGAAAAGGAGAAGTGATAGATTATAATGGAAAAACGATAAGTTCCATCTCCAACCATTATGTCGATGGGATTGTTTCTTACCCTTTTCTGGTAACTAAAAATATATCCAAAGATAAGTATGGGATCATAGATGCTGATGAAAACGTTCTGGCAGAAGAAATTTATGATCAGGCATTTGTGGGGACCGAATATATTTATCTTATAAAAGACGATAAAGTAAGTATTTTTTCTAAAAAAGAGAAAAAAGTATATCCTACAGAATTTGCCTATGTAAATCATTTATTTGATGGCTTATTTAAAACAGTTCCGGAAAGTAGAAATCAAAAAATAAAAATTGCGATAATCAGAACGAATGGTGATATTGTCCTGCCTCAGGAATACGATGAAGCAGATGATCTTACAATTTCTGGTGAAAATTTTATTTACCTGAAAAAAGATAATATAGAAACACTACTGGATAAAAATTTAAAAAATGTTTTAGACGAAGGGTACGATATTGAGAAAATATTTTCTAATTATCTGATTGTTAAAAAGGAAAATACTTTTTATAGATTCTCACCAAAGGACAAAGAATATAAAGAATTACCGGATATTGTTTCGATAAAACCTTTTGGTGTATTACCAGGGATAATTTATAAAAACAAAGAGAATAAGTACGGGATGATCAATGAAAAAGGGGAAGAAGTTATTCCATCTGTTTATGATGACATCACGCCGTTTCTTTTAGCGAATGAGTTGATTATAAAGAAAGGCAATAAATTCGGGGTTACAAATCAGAGAAATGAACCGCTCAAAGAGGTGATATATGATAGCTATTCTTCTGACAGAAAAGGGCTGAAACTCACAAAAGGGAAGAATTCTGAATATTTATATTTTACTCATTCAGAGGATAAAATACTTTGGGAATAAAAGCATTTAAATCAAAAAGGAAGGAAATATCGAAGTAATTTGTGATTAATAATGCATTGAATAACAAATTATAATATCTTTGCGGCTGTTTATTTTACCAAAAATAAATATCTTAAATTAGCCGTCAATCAATAGGTTAGTAAAATAGAAAAGAAAATAATTGTCATAGATATGAAACTATTAGAAGGAAAAGTAGCATTAATTACGGGAGCTACAAGAGGAATTGGGAAAGGGATTGCTGAAGTTTTTGCTCAACAGGGAGCAAAAGTAGCATTTACTTATGCCGGTTCTGTAGACAAAGCAAAAGAATTAGAAGCAACTTTGAGTTCTGTAACTCAAATAAAAGGATACCAATCTGATGCATCGGATTATGATGCAGCTCAAAAATTAGTGGATGATGTAATGGCCGATTTCGGTAATATTGATATATTGATCAATAATGCTGGAATTACCAGAGATAACTTATTGTTGAGAATGTCTAAAGATGATTGGGATACCATTATTAAAGTAAATCTGGATTCTGTATTTAATCTTACAAAGGCGGTTATCAAACCGATGATGAAGGCAAAAGCAGGTTCTATTATCAATA is a window from the Chryseobacterium sp. T16E-39 genome containing:
- the rsmI gene encoding 16S rRNA (cytidine(1402)-2'-O)-methyltransferase, which codes for MSGILYFVPTPVGNLEDMTFRAVNVLKEVDYILCEDTRTSGVLLKHFEISKPLKSYHLHNEHQATEKVISDLESGQNIAIITDAGTPGISDPGYLLAKAGSDHHIEMICLPGATAFVPALVVSGLPNNEFLFAGFLPQKKGRQTKLKQLAEEKKTIVLYESPHKINTTLEQIKEFFGEHTKVSLSREISKKFEETKRGTINELIEFSKSKTLKGEIVLIVNNSI
- a CDS encoding WG repeat-containing protein, giving the protein MKKLFFILLSSVCIAQQTDQYKQILLSKQLGKEVRFYANGYGIISDTGKSSIVDSLGVVTAAFPYKNEILRLTKDRFILKVKEGTFNGKTALIDAKGNQLIPLDNFKFRTWENKERLIYSKGGKDCVYDYNGKQITPFFDKIEFANESRLFIKTGKVWKIYDFNGQQISDREFDDHLHFYKGRVYIITGFRKGEVIDYNGKTISSISNHYVDGIVSYPFLVTKNISKDKYGIIDADENVLAEEIYDQAFVGTEYIYLIKDDKVSIFSKKEKKVYPTEFAYVNHLFDGLFKTVPESRNQKIKIAIIRTNGDIVLPQEYDEADDLTISGENFIYLKKDNIETLLDKNLKNVLDEGYDIEKIFSNYLIVKKENTFYRFSPKDKEYKELPDIVSIKPFGVLPGIIYKNKENKYGMINEKGEEVIPSVYDDITPFLLANELIIKKGNKFGVTNQRNEPLKEVIYDSYSSDRKGLKLTKGKNSEYLYFTHSEDKILWE
- the fabG gene encoding 3-oxoacyl-[acyl-carrier-protein] reductase; its protein translation is MKLLEGKVALITGATRGIGKGIAEVFAQQGAKVAFTYAGSVDKAKELEATLSSVTQIKGYQSDASDYDAAQKLVDDVMADFGNIDILINNAGITRDNLLLRMSKDDWDTIIKVNLDSVFNLTKAVIKPMMKAKAGSIINMTSVVGVKGNGGQSNYAASKAGVIGFTKSIALELGSRNIRCNAIAPGFIETEMTASLDEKTLKTWTDGIPMKRGGQPQDVANACVFLGSEMSTYITGQTLHVDGGMLT